In the Pseudanabaena sp. PCC 7367 genome, one interval contains:
- a CDS encoding esterase-like activity of phytase family protein, giving the protein MSRSIAAERGFERVSLEFVDEYQLQQDEFEDTRIGGLSAIAYDPAYEPNLDGLDDHSVPATADQPRSFYFYTISDDRSDFAPARFYTLKIQFKGLGQDPTQRLDGVDDQEPSELGFEDIAVTGVTFLKNDHGDFYAPGTIDPEGLAISPRNTVFIASEGVSKDGVDPFVGEFELATGQLRQYLPLPQRFLTDPEQPGAQGVQNNLGFESLTLVKEASTDPFRVFVATENALFQDQNLPALANAPEDQPPEQADQLEQLEQLEQLEQLGQSEAQNSTDSEFNQTRLNSRFVHFGLGIGKPFLVSEHMYVLEPEPIDGGNGLVEMLALDHGGHFLSLERAYYIAENRLNGKIFQIAVGGANDVSSIDSLSGNLPNIQPIAKRLLFDLQDLGIRIDNVEGMTLGPKFADGSDSLILVSDDNFNDRQVTQFLLFKLKMS; this is encoded by the coding sequence GTGTCCCGATCGATTGCTGCAGAGCGGGGGTTTGAGCGTGTTTCGCTGGAGTTTGTGGATGAGTATCAACTCCAACAGGATGAATTTGAGGATACCAGGATTGGTGGCTTGTCGGCGATCGCCTATGATCCTGCCTATGAGCCGAATTTAGATGGCCTTGATGATCATTCAGTGCCAGCTACTGCCGATCAGCCGCGATCGTTCTATTTCTATACAATCAGCGATGATCGAAGCGATTTTGCGCCGGCTCGTTTCTATACCTTGAAAATTCAATTCAAGGGACTTGGCCAAGATCCTACCCAACGATTGGATGGTGTCGATGATCAAGAACCATCAGAGTTAGGTTTTGAGGATATAGCCGTTACAGGGGTGACTTTTCTCAAAAATGATCATGGCGACTTTTATGCCCCTGGCACGATCGATCCAGAGGGTTTGGCGATCTCGCCGCGTAATACCGTATTTATTGCCAGTGAGGGAGTTAGTAAAGATGGGGTTGATCCATTTGTGGGTGAATTTGAGTTGGCTACTGGTCAACTACGCCAATATTTGCCCCTGCCGCAGCGTTTTTTGACTGATCCAGAGCAACCAGGCGCTCAGGGGGTACAGAACAATCTTGGCTTTGAATCTTTGACTCTGGTTAAAGAGGCTAGCACCGATCCATTTCGGGTATTTGTAGCCACTGAAAATGCCCTGTTTCAGGATCAAAACTTACCTGCTCTGGCAAACGCCCCTGAGGATCAACCCCCAGAGCAAGCAGATCAATTAGAGCAATTAGAGCAATTAGAGCAATTAGAGCAATTAGGGCAATCAGAAGCCCAAAATTCAACTGATTCAGAATTTAATCAAACCAGACTCAATAGCCGATTTGTTCATTTTGGCTTGGGGATTGGTAAACCATTCCTGGTCTCTGAGCATATGTATGTGTTGGAGCCAGAGCCGATCGATGGTGGTAATGGCCTGGTGGAGATGCTTGCCCTTGATCATGGTGGCCATTTCCTCAGTCTGGAGCGAGCCTATTACATTGCTGAGAATCGCTTAAACGGCAAAATCTTTCAGATTGCGGTGGGTGGGGCAAACGACGTGTCTTCGATCGATAGTTTGAGTGGCAATTTGCCAAACATCCAACCGATCGCTAAGCGGCTATTATTCGACTTACAAGACCTTGGCATCAGAATTGATAATGTGGAGGGTATGACCCTGGGGCCAAAGTTTGCCGATGGTTCAGACAGTCTGATTCTGGTGAGTGATGATAATTTTAACGATCGCCAGGTTACTCAGTTTTTATTATTTAAATTAAAAATGAGCTAA
- a CDS encoding glycosyltransferase WbuB, with protein MRILIYGINYAPEITGIGKYTSEMCEWLRQQGHEIRVVTAPPYYPKWEVAEGYRGWQYKQETIADIKLYRCPLWVPSQLTGAKRLLHLFSFAITSLPVILWQGLWWRPDLVWLVAPTLFAVPGAWLAAAIGGAKSWLHIQDFEVDAAFDLGILSGKFRRSLVCGLERWLLRRFDRVSSITTKMVQRLRHKRLDQRKLLLFPNWVDTSQIYPLRYPRHPNPLRKQLGIPANKTVVLYSGNMGRKQGLEIAIEAAHQLQQEALASSSSLRSIQAEPQQTPSAQGKFEPRSVQLETPIELHSNSTADVQVAGEIMFILCGDGMMKGHLQHRAEQLGLNNVKFLPLQPIEQLNNLLNLADIHILPQKADVSDQVMPSKLAGILACGGAVVATAHPNTELANVVTAAGGQVCPPENVNCFTKGIKYLATNRQARTEIKRCARQYAINHLDRRKILSDFERELQKLCAMLGTEMPGQSSDQRQDTKNKLTSAQPPRNYY; from the coding sequence TTGCGAATTCTGATTTATGGCATTAATTATGCGCCTGAAATCACTGGGATTGGTAAATATACCAGTGAGATGTGTGAGTGGCTGCGTCAGCAAGGTCACGAGATTCGGGTAGTTACTGCACCACCCTATTATCCTAAATGGGAGGTGGCAGAAGGCTATAGGGGCTGGCAGTACAAACAGGAAACGATCGCGGATATTAAGCTCTATCGCTGTCCTCTGTGGGTGCCTAGCCAACTCACTGGTGCCAAGCGCCTCTTGCATCTTTTTTCTTTTGCGATTACCAGTTTGCCAGTAATCCTGTGGCAAGGATTATGGTGGCGGCCCGATCTGGTCTGGTTAGTTGCACCAACCTTGTTTGCTGTACCGGGAGCCTGGCTGGCAGCGGCAATAGGTGGTGCTAAATCCTGGCTCCACATCCAAGATTTTGAGGTAGATGCTGCGTTTGATCTGGGCATTCTGTCAGGTAAATTCAGGCGATCGCTAGTCTGTGGCCTGGAGCGATGGCTATTGCGCCGATTCGATCGGGTCTCGTCAATCACGACCAAAATGGTGCAACGGCTCAGGCACAAGCGATTAGACCAGCGGAAACTGTTGCTTTTCCCCAACTGGGTTGATACCAGTCAAATTTATCCACTCCGATATCCCAGGCACCCCAACCCGCTCAGAAAGCAACTGGGCATTCCCGCTAATAAAACAGTAGTGCTTTATTCGGGCAATATGGGGCGTAAGCAGGGTCTAGAAATTGCGATCGAGGCTGCCCACCAATTGCAACAAGAAGCTTTAGCCTCATCCTCATCCCTGCGATCGATTCAAGCTGAACCTCAACAAACACCATCCGCACAAGGCAAGTTTGAACCGCGATCGGTGCAACTAGAAACACCAATCGAATTACACTCAAATTCAACTGCGGATGTTCAGGTTGCAGGCGAAATCATGTTTATACTCTGTGGTGATGGCATGATGAAGGGGCATTTACAACATCGGGCAGAGCAGTTGGGGCTCAACAATGTCAAGTTCCTACCGTTGCAGCCGATCGAACAACTAAATAATTTACTGAACCTGGCCGATATTCATATTCTGCCGCAGAAAGCTGATGTATCTGACCAAGTGATGCCATCGAAGCTGGCGGGGATTTTAGCCTGTGGTGGGGCTGTAGTTGCCACAGCTCATCCAAATACCGAACTGGCGAATGTGGTGACTGCCGCTGGTGGCCAGGTCTGTCCGCCGGAAAATGTAAATTGTTTTACCAAGGGCATTAAGTATTTGGCAACAAATCGTCAAGCTAGGACAGAAATAAAACGCTGCGCTCGCCAATATGCAATCAATCATCTTGATCGGCGCAAAATCCTATCTGATTTTGAACGAGAGCTACAAAAGCTTTGTGCCATGCTTGGCACTGAAATGCCAGGTCAATCGTCTGATCAACGGCAAGATACCAAGAATAAGCTAACTTCTGCTCAGCCACCCCGAAATTATTATTAA
- a CDS encoding GumC family protein, translated as MNQLQQYLFIIRRRWPVATLVFVSAVLVTTFHAIFVMKPRYRASGEMLVTPGDQAIAITNVGVSKTVNQPRSLSGGYLNTEMQIMRSKEVIQRALEIVERPISYGEFLGSFGVNVIPGTDVLRFSYTSGDPKLAVEAANSMMQSYAENNIERNRAAVRAARLFIEEQLPKAEQDVENAEQQLRAFREQYNFVSASAEAEATIDRFRSTESRIEDMQVSLAKIDAQSDQLGNLVADEIDSVEQALLRTALSQSPHTAGVMGELQQTKQAIATQLAIYREDSPQIAVLRDQERNLEQLLRQRAKQVAGIPPSESIDIDALFQIGGLQEQSVQQFYSLDNERVGLLEEISALNDVYSNYRERYRELPKLEQEERRLERKVTVAESTYAELLQQLQEVRIAEQQNIGNTRILSLASTPIDIVTPRRPRNVSLGLLLGLSAAGGAVFLLEAFDKKIKSTAAARELLGFPLLGVIPNFKKVPLFPVASGNRIGRTVPELVVREAPNSPISEAFRMLQTNLKFLSLKKRLKVIVVTSSVPREGKSTIAANLAATIAELGQRVLLVDADMRHPAQHRIWQLPNENGLSDLLTGQSPLSEVAHHVMPTLEVMPAGSKPANPVALLNSQATSNLIDYGSSNYDVMIVDTPPMAVAADASILGKIADGIVMLCRVGVADTNNLTFSKELLEQSGQNILGMVVNASLPEDDPYGYYYSYYYNYSSKPGQRQRQEASRQDQDQNQQETINQ; from the coding sequence ATGAATCAACTACAACAGTATCTATTCATCATTAGACGACGCTGGCCAGTTGCAACGCTGGTTTTTGTCTCGGCTGTCTTGGTGACAACTTTTCACGCCATTTTTGTAATGAAGCCACGCTATCGAGCTTCTGGTGAAATGCTGGTTACACCTGGTGATCAGGCGATCGCAATTACCAATGTGGGGGTTTCCAAAACCGTTAACCAACCTCGATCGCTTTCCGGTGGCTATCTGAATACAGAAATGCAAATCATGCGATCGAAGGAGGTGATTCAGCGGGCGCTGGAAATTGTGGAGCGGCCGATCTCCTATGGTGAATTTTTGGGTAGCTTTGGCGTTAATGTGATTCCGGGTACCGATGTGCTTAGATTCTCTTATACCAGTGGCGATCCAAAGCTGGCGGTTGAGGCTGCCAATAGCATGATGCAGTCATATGCTGAAAATAATATTGAACGGAATCGAGCTGCAGTACGCGCGGCCAGGTTATTCATTGAAGAACAACTGCCCAAGGCAGAACAAGATGTAGAGAATGCCGAACAACAGCTTCGCGCTTTTCGGGAGCAGTACAATTTCGTCAGTGCCTCTGCTGAAGCGGAAGCCACGATCGATCGATTCAGAAGCACTGAATCTAGGATTGAAGATATGCAAGTATCTCTGGCTAAGATTGATGCCCAATCTGACCAGCTTGGCAATCTGGTGGCTGATGAAATCGATTCCGTTGAGCAGGCATTATTAAGGACGGCTTTGAGCCAATCGCCTCACACCGCTGGGGTAATGGGTGAATTGCAGCAAACCAAACAGGCGATCGCCACCCAGCTAGCTATTTATCGGGAAGATTCGCCCCAAATCGCGGTACTACGTGATCAAGAGAGAAACTTAGAGCAATTACTGCGTCAGCGCGCAAAACAAGTTGCTGGCATTCCCCCCAGTGAATCGATCGATATTGATGCACTGTTCCAAATTGGTGGGCTCCAAGAGCAATCAGTACAGCAGTTCTATTCCCTCGATAATGAGCGAGTTGGCTTGCTTGAAGAAATATCAGCCCTCAATGATGTCTACAGCAACTATCGGGAGCGATATCGGGAACTCCCCAAGCTAGAACAAGAGGAACGTCGCCTAGAACGGAAAGTAACTGTGGCTGAGTCAACCTATGCAGAGCTACTGCAACAGTTACAAGAGGTGCGAATTGCCGAACAACAGAATATTGGTAATACGCGCATTCTGAGTTTGGCCTCCACACCGATCGATATTGTGACTCCGCGTCGGCCACGTAATGTCTCATTGGGACTGCTATTGGGCCTATCTGCTGCTGGTGGCGCAGTGTTTTTGCTAGAAGCATTTGACAAGAAAATCAAAAGTACCGCCGCCGCCAGGGAGTTGCTGGGTTTTCCCTTGCTGGGGGTTATTCCTAACTTTAAAAAGGTGCCCCTTTTCCCCGTGGCCAGTGGCAATCGGATTGGCCGGACTGTGCCAGAATTGGTGGTCAGAGAAGCACCCAACTCGCCGATTAGTGAAGCATTTCGGATGCTGCAAACCAACCTGAAGTTCTTGAGTTTGAAAAAGCGACTGAAGGTAATTGTGGTTACCAGTTCAGTACCAAGGGAAGGTAAATCAACGATCGCCGCTAACCTGGCCGCCACGATCGCCGAACTGGGTCAGCGGGTATTACTAGTTGATGCAGATATGCGCCACCCAGCCCAACACCGGATCTGGCAGTTGCCCAATGAAAACGGATTAAGTGATTTGCTCACTGGCCAATCGCCCCTATCAGAAGTAGCACACCATGTGATGCCCACATTGGAAGTGATGCCTGCTGGTAGCAAACCTGCCAATCCAGTCGCCCTGCTCAACTCACAAGCAACCTCAAATCTGATCGACTATGGTTCCAGTAACTACGATGTAATGATTGTGGATACGCCACCAATGGCAGTGGCCGCCGATGCTTCGATCCTTGGCAAGATCGCCGATGGGATTGTAATGCTATGCCGTGTGGGTGTGGCTGATACTAATAACCTGACTTTCTCGAAGGAGCTATTGGAACAATCAGGACAGAATATCTTGGGGATGGTGGTCAATGCCTCGCTCCCAGAGGATGATCCCTATGGTTACTACTACTCCTACTACTACAACTACAGCTCCAAGCCCGGTCAACGCCAACGCCAGGAGGCAAGTCGTCAGGATCAAGATCAAAACCAGCAGGAAACAATTAATCAGTAG
- a CDS encoding L-threonylcarbamoyladenylate synthase, protein MQTKTAKRSSNLIPEIARYLAAGEVVVLPTDTVYALVADAFNPDAVAKLKQLKQITHLQPMTVLTHQEKAAQIVEVSRSAAQMMSHFPYPVTMIMPAKATLPESITNGFKNVFVVCPDRFMYDLIAYVPNPMVCAAAAVSSDVKVKTFDMAMQFFDGKVPLIVDGGKSSYGRSGTLVDFSLDVPTIMTFGPVSLDDLRPLVPGIVIASHLMK, encoded by the coding sequence ATGCAAACCAAAACCGCAAAACGTAGTTCTAACCTAATCCCAGAAATCGCTCGCTATTTGGCAGCAGGTGAAGTAGTTGTGCTGCCCACCGATACAGTCTATGCCCTGGTTGCTGATGCCTTTAACCCTGATGCAGTGGCTAAGCTAAAGCAACTCAAACAAATAACCCATCTCCAGCCAATGACAGTTTTAACCCACCAGGAAAAGGCAGCACAAATTGTGGAGGTGAGTCGATCGGCAGCACAGATGATGTCCCACTTTCCCTATCCCGTTACTATGATTATGCCTGCCAAAGCTACTCTGCCAGAGTCGATCACCAATGGCTTTAAGAATGTATTTGTGGTTTGCCCCGATCGCTTTATGTACGATTTAATCGCATATGTGCCCAACCCAATGGTCTGCGCGGCGGCGGCGGTTTCCTCTGATGTGAAGGTAAAAACATTCGACATGGCAATGCAATTTTTTGACGGTAAAGTACCTTTGATCGTTGATGGGGGCAAAAGTTCATACGGACGCAGTGGCACACTGGTAGACTTTTCGTTAGACGTGCCCACAATCATGACCTTCGGACCTGTATCCCTGGATGACCTCAGACCACTGGTTCCTGGTATTGTGATTGCTTCTCATCTGATGAAATAG